A stretch of Apis cerana isolate GH-2021 linkage group LG1, AcerK_1.0, whole genome shotgun sequence DNA encodes these proteins:
- the LOC108003539 gene encoding uncharacterized protein LOC108003539, translating into MPKQVPVENLVIPPQDGRICGTICICQMTAVLSSVALVYLTVAIYMPSTRAFQSGISEVPVMCTTIRAVNADNCEWGSCGEWCLSKTSGPCVQIHVNLRRNGSTILLANCTNTTNKTCYGIDQENAKKSKCIADECRNLTGTFNCSSGVCINITDAFECIFHDTDPPMKCSGRRGKITCIDIDGLFNCNRGTCERIRTPYNCDRRCVDIPTRNKNMILLTGDKVYLSQCERAIDVQTNREIWHEDRGDVMMASCYGIFNSTLGVEAVDCINGSVLEKDLLTDLTNFTYLSYLNIFATKPLDETRMVAPPEQDLIIANESRLLINLEGCVNTLREECKEFLHEYGKDGSDHNARARFPCYYAESNTGIVVSRFNLENTYKEFLIALLLPSILFVVSCLTLIFCQKTVVVGDDAKMRFKGTVGALSSMEKSASGNLGDAGGGNSAMAL; encoded by the coding sequence atgCCTAAGCAAGTGCCAGTGGAGAACTTGGTGATCCCGCCGCAGGACGGCCGGATATGCGGGACGATTTGCATCTGCCAGATGACGGCGGTCCTCTCCTCCGTCGCCCTGGTCTACCTAACCGTGGCCATCTACATGCCGAGCACCAGGGCGTTCCAATCGGGTATAAGCGAGGTGCCAGTGATGTGCACGACCATACGCGCCGTGAACGCGGACAACTGTGAATGGGGCAGCTGCGGGGAGTGGTGCCTGTCGAAAACGTCCGGCCCGTGCGTCCAGATCCACGTGAACCTTCGTAGAAATGGCTCCACGATATTGTTGGCCAACTGCACCAACACAACAAACAAGACCTGTTACGGGATCGATCAGGAGAACGCGAAGAAATCGAAATGCATAGCGGACGAGTGTCGCAATCTGACAGGCACGTTCAACTGCTCCTCGGGGGTGTGCATCAACATAACGGACGCGTTCGAGTGCATATTCCACGACACCGACCCACCGATGAAGTGCTCGGGCAGACGCGGCAAGATAACCTGCATAGACATAGACGGCCTGTTCAATTGCAATCGTGGTACGTGCGAGCGTATCAGGACACCGTACAACTGCGATCGTAGATGCGTCGACATACCGACAAGGAACAAGAACATGATCCTGTTGACGGGTGACAAGGTTTATCTCAGCCAATGCGAGAGAGCTATAGACGTGCAGACGAATCGGGAAATATGGCACGAGGATCGTGGGGACGTGATGATGGCCTCGTGCTACGGGATATTCAACTCGACCCTCGGTGTCGAGGCTGTCGATTGCATCAACGGCTCCGTGTTGGAGAAGGACCTGCTCACCGATCTCACCAACTTCACCTATCTCTCCTATCTCAACATATTCGCCACGAAGCCGCTGGACGAGACAAGGATGGTCGCGCCGCCCGAGCAGGACCTCATCATCGCGAACGAGAGCCGTCTGTTGATCAATCTCGAGGGTTGCGTGAACACTTTGAGGGAGGAGTGCAAGGAGTTTCTTCACGAGTATGGGAAAGACGGGTCGGATCATAACGCGCGAGCTAGATTCCCTTGCTACTACGCCGAGAGTAACACGGGGATCGTTGTTTCCCGTTTCAATCTGGAGAACACGTACAAGGAGTTCCTGATCGCGTTGCTGTTGCCCAGCATCTTGTTCGTGGTCAGTTGCCTGACGTTGATCTTTTGCCAGAAGACGGTGGTCGTTGGGGACGACGCCAAGATGAGATTCAAGGGCACCGTTGGCGCGCTCTCGTCCATGGAGAAGAGCGCTTCGGGTAACCTGGGGGATGCTGGCGGAGGAAACTCCGCTATGGCGCTCTGA
- the LOC108003541 gene encoding protein tipE isoform X2, whose amino-acid sequence MGAQEEDTKSSTIGGMLPVVEVVTLVEKAKFYTSLCLGTTAILAVFAFLFLIPFVVEPAVTTILADFSPHAVACVVTDHVYAEGLKNCSWASCREGCTSAALRCHQIRVNYTRLSFEEFIAKPLGSVQWDVSDTKFFVNTEGCGYPPRVNCSDFAKKYGYSNMGKIFPCYYSRTHPETVVARYSWDENLRHLVLALVVPTVLFGVSLGVLCYWYCPPMGKTCGGPGRNLIDKYARKEE is encoded by the exons ATGGGCGCCCAGGAAGAGGACACCAAGTCAAGCACCATAGGCGGGATGCTGCCTGTGGTGGAGGTGGTGACTTTGGTGGAGAAAGCTAAATTCTACACCTCCCTCTGCCTGGGTACCACGGCCATACTCGCCGTCTTCGCCTTCCTTTTTCTGATCCCGTTCGTCGTGGAACCGGCAGTGACCACGATCCTGGCCGACTTTTCTCCACACGCTGTTGCCTGCGTCGTCACCGACCACGTTTACGCCGAGGGATTGAAGAATTGCTCCTGGGCAAGCTGCAGAGAAG GTTGCACGAGCGCCGCGCTTCGTTGCCATCAGATCAGGGTGAACTACACGAGGCTGTCGTTCGAGGAATTCATAGCGAAACCGTTGGGCTCCGTACAGTGGGACGTTTCAGACACGAAATTTTTCGTGAACACGGAGGGCTGCGGTTACCCGCCCAGGGTGAACTGTTCCGACTTCGCCAAGAAGTATGGATACTCGAATATGGGGAAAATATTCCCTTGTTATTACAGCAGAACGCATCCGGAGACTGTCGTTGCAAG atACTCTTGGGATGAAAATCTGAGGCATCTAGTGCTAGCCTTGGTGGTGCCTACAGTTCTTTTCGGAGTGTCTCTCGGTGTATTATGCTACTGGTATTGTCCACCGATGGGCAAGACTTGCGGAGGACCAGGTCGCAACTTGATTGACAAGTACGCAAGGAAGGAAGAGTAA
- the LOC108003541 gene encoding protein tipE isoform X1, with protein MGAQEEDTKSSTIGGMLPVVEVVTLVEKAKFYTSLCLGTTAILAVFAFLFLIPFVVEPAVTTILADFSPHAVACVVTDHVYAEGLKNCSWASCREGCTSAALRCHQIRVNYTRLSFEEFIAKPLGSVQWDVSDTKFFVNTEGCGYPPRVNCSDFAKKYGYSNMGKIFPCYYSRTHPETVVARYSWDENLRHLVLALVVPTVLFGVSLGVLCYWYCPPMGKTCGGPGRNLIDKYARKEDILGEDEFEEDEEEY; from the exons ATGGGCGCCCAGGAAGAGGACACCAAGTCAAGCACCATAGGCGGGATGCTGCCTGTGGTGGAGGTGGTGACTTTGGTGGAGAAAGCTAAATTCTACACCTCCCTCTGCCTGGGTACCACGGCCATACTCGCCGTCTTCGCCTTCCTTTTTCTGATCCCGTTCGTCGTGGAACCGGCAGTGACCACGATCCTGGCCGACTTTTCTCCACACGCTGTTGCCTGCGTCGTCACCGACCACGTTTACGCCGAGGGATTGAAGAATTGCTCCTGGGCAAGCTGCAGAGAAG GTTGCACGAGCGCCGCGCTTCGTTGCCATCAGATCAGGGTGAACTACACGAGGCTGTCGTTCGAGGAATTCATAGCGAAACCGTTGGGCTCCGTACAGTGGGACGTTTCAGACACGAAATTTTTCGTGAACACGGAGGGCTGCGGTTACCCGCCCAGGGTGAACTGTTCCGACTTCGCCAAGAAGTATGGATACTCGAATATGGGGAAAATATTCCCTTGTTATTACAGCAGAACGCATCCGGAGACTGTCGTTGCAAG atACTCTTGGGATGAAAATCTGAGGCATCTAGTGCTAGCCTTGGTGGTGCCTACAGTTCTTTTCGGAGTGTCTCTCGGTGTATTATGCTACTGGTATTGTCCACCGATGGGCAAGACTTGCGGAGGACCAGGTCGCAACTTGATTGACAAGTACGCAAGGAAGGAAGA TATTCTGGGAGAGGACGAGTTCGAGGAGGATGAGGAGGAATACTGA
- the LOC108003540 gene encoding protein tipE isoform X1, with protein sequence MAEEKEKQTFLQKLLFYTTAFFILLSTFSLFAFLFLVPFVIDPAFTTIFMQFDTRPAECITTYVESRRGTSNCSWTSCREGCTKELYDCTQIRVNYKLPTNTSEDSDGQGEGGGAVGGVEDDEDSTTMGKPRYDRSLREYDYVEDLDEDFAEDDEAGLPKPFPTGLMGNDSEWYFIGAKLFPNVKGCGYPPMLNCSIFYRQYAIIGQNFSCYYSKVDPGIVISDLDMWQVYMNLVYAMAIPIPSFIISVIYLTIAYFKIYNEDEVVLVGGEEGEEGGEGEGSNATPLPLTSGALTPGSEAFREDLASFGHQLKVAMADDISRESLDGIPNSYSIQGNLSKTMTTSISTPPGPTAAV encoded by the exons ATGGCGGAGGAAAAGGAGAAGCAGACGTTCCTGCAGAAGCTGCTGTTCTACACGACCGCGTTCTTCATCCTCCTCAGCACCTTCAGCCTCTTTGCCTTCCTCTTCTTGGTCCCCTTCGTCATCGACCCCGCCTTCACCACCATCTTCATGCAGTTCGACACTCGGCCAGCCGAGTGTATCACTACCTACGTTGAGTCAAGGAGAG GTACGAGCAACTGCTCATGGACGTCCTGTAGAGAGGGTTGCACCAAGGAGCTGTACGATTGCACGCAAATACGCGTCAACTACAAGCTACCGACTAATACGTCCGAGGATAGCGATGGACAGGGTGAGGGAGGCGGAGCGGTAGGAGGTGTCGAGGATGACGAAGACAGCACGACGATGGGAAAACCGCGTTATGACCGCTCCCTAAGGGAGTACGATTACGTCGAGGACCTTGACGAGGATTTCGCCGAGGACGACGAAGCAGGACTGCCGAAACCCTTTCCTACAG GGCTCATGGGCAACGACTCCGAGTGGTACTTCATCGGGGCCAAGCTGTTCCCCAACGTAAAAGGCTGTGGATACCCTCCAATGCTGAATTGCAGTATTTTCTACCGGCAGTACGCCATCATAGGGCAGAACTTTAGCTGTTACTACTCGAAAGTGGACCCCGGGATAGTCATCAGCGACCTCGACATGTGGCAG GTGTACATGAATCTGGTGTACGCGATGGCGATTCCGATACCGTCTTTCATAATCTCGGTGATATATCTCACCATCGCCTACTTCAAGATCTACAACGAAGACGAGGTGGTCCTCGTGGGCGGGGAGGAGGGCGAGGAGGGCGGGGAGGGCGAAGGGAGTAACGCGACACCCCTGCCACTGACGAGCGGCGCCCTTACGCCCGGCAGCGAGGCTTTCAGGGAAGACCTAGCGAGCTTTGGGCATCAGCTGAAGGTCGCCATGGCCGATGACATCAGCAGGGAAAGCCTGGATGGGATACCAAACTCGTACTCCATTCAGGG